A window from Podospora bellae-mahoneyi strain CBS 112042 chromosome 1 map unlocalized CBS112042p_1, whole genome shotgun sequence encodes these proteins:
- the CHS4 gene encoding Chitin synthase 4 (COG:M; COG:O; COG:T; EggNog:ENOG503NUDI) yields MAALTTSSSPPRAAPSTSTGSPSRRKPVPVHSVLPADRYDWGENAKPLPGVPAVSESPRLRQSPVSPVKVNFQPNDWTRPSTGNIETHLSAGGPAGGASTAPAVSARLDRALPKTPDAPTPPPHTPVHEHGLQQSSTPDALGLRNITNGTKMSMSLPASGPALSSQASNSHILGADFDELSLSDTSRRQGMNRNSRESNTTASTSQQPNSADISATTSASSVSGVLDPSDCQDNSADASTVSSIIDDAATPPEPVPQLHYHHSAFLPRPTSMNVEQDPRAQSNPNLAETGAAINRHLTPTTNGYRRSSLPRPQSSYSVYSDYGARGRSPGLLGSGNRAPSAHSTRKSPETRPSSFAELLNVPYPQPAPAPITFDNSQLRSAVGNNASLLSAQKTLEMYRQNVKKTNDYSILYSFAVFLIATAQEEGIDFEDMKRTKSPKVGTPDGQPSPSSPHDLIREARAILQKLSNNGYPFAQYYLADGYASGLFSKGKEDYNSAFPLFVLAAKHGHAESAYRTALCYEFGWGCRKDPAKAVQFLRTAASKRHPGAMTRLGKACLSGDLGEKRYREGIKWLKLAAEAADNIYNAAPYHLGCLYETGYGDDIFLDESYAAELFTQAADLGHPEANFRMGDAYEHGKLGCPRDPALSVHFYTGAAERGHAAAMMGLCAWYMVGAEPVLEKDEEEAYEWARRSAELGYVKAQYAVGYFTEMGIGCRRDILEANVWYVKAADAGDERAKVRLAAIRAAVSGGTPMEVGPPRNGKIKRHADNDKECNVM; encoded by the exons ATGGCGGCCCTcaccacttcttcttctccgccgcgAGCGGCTCCATCAACTTCGACCGGCAGCCCCAGTCGCCGGAAGCCCGTTCCAGTGCACAGTGTGTTGCCGGCTGACCGCTACGACTGGGGAGAGAATGCAAAGCCGTTGCCTGGCGTCCCCGCTGTGTCCGAGTCGCCGAGGTTACGACAATCGCCTGTGTCGCCTGTCAAAGTCAATTTCCAACCCAACGACTGGACCCGGCCCTCGACGGGCAACATCGAGACACATCTTTCCGCAGGCGGACCCGCCGGTGGTGCTTCCACTGCTCCAGCTGTCTCCGCCCGCCTCGACCGTGCTTTGCCCAAAACACCCGAcgctccaacccccccaccgcATACCCCAGTGCACGAGCACGGCCTCCAGCAAAGCTCGACTCCCGATGCGCTGGGTCTCCGAAACATAACAAATGGCACCAAAATGTCGATGTCTCTACCGGCTTCCGGTCCAGCTCTCTCTAGCCAGGCAAGCAACAGCCATATTCTGGGCGCCGACTTTGACGAACTAAGTTTGAGCGATACTTCGAGGAGGCAAGGCATGAATCGGAACAGTAGAGAGTCGAACACGACTGCCAGTACATCCCAGCAGCCAAACTCGGCTGACATCTCGGCGACGACGAGCGCAAGTTCAGTATCTGGTGTTCTCGACCCGTCAGACTGCCAGGACAACTCGGCAGATGCGTCAACTGTGAGTTCCATCATTGACGATGCCGCCACTCCGCCAGAACCTGTGCCACAGCTGCACTATCACCATTCGGCCTTTCTCCCACGACCGACGAGTATGAACGTTGAGCAAGATCCAAGAGCGCAGTCGAACCCAAATCTTGCCGAGACCGGCGCCGCCATCAACCGCCACttgacgccgacgacgaatGGCTACAGAAGGAGCTCGTTGCCTCGGCCGCAGTCTTCGTATTCTGTGTACTCTGACTATGGAGCGCGAGGGCGGTCTCCGGGCTTGCTGGGAAGTGGAAATCGGGCACCGTCTGCTCATTCCACGAGGAAATCTCCAGAAACGAGGCCTTCCTCCTTTGCTGAACTGCTCAATGTGCCGTATCCTCAACCTGCGCCAGCGCCCATCACATTTGACAATTCGCAGTTGCGCTCTGCAGTCGGAAACAATGCGTCTCTCCTCAGCGCCCAAAAGACACTGGAGATGTACCGGCAAAATGTCAAGAAGACAAACGACTATTCCATTCTCTATTCGTTTGCCGTTTTCTTGATCGCAACtgcgcaagaagaaggcattGACTTCGAGGACATGAAACGGACCAAGAGTCCGAAAGTCGGCACACCTGATGGGCAgccttcaccttcctcaccgcaCGACTTGATTCGTGAAGCGCGAGCAATTCTCCAGAAGCTGTCCAACAACGGCTACCCCTTCGCACAGTACTACCTGGCCGATGGTTACGCGTCGGGTCTGTTCagcaaggggaaggaggattACAATTCGGCATTTCCGCTGTTTGTACTCGCTGCCAAGCACGGCCACGCAGAATCGGCGTACCGCACCGCCTTGTGTTACGAGTTTGGCTGGGGCTGCCGCAAGGACCCCGCAAAGGCTGTCCAATTTCTCCGCACAGCTGCTTCCAAGAGGCATCCAGGCGCCATGACAAGGTTGGGCAAAGCGTGCTTGTCGGGCGATCTGGGAGAGAAGCGGTACAGGGAAGGCATCAAGTGGTTGAAGCTCGCGGCTGAGGCTGCTGACAACATCTACAATGCCGCCCCATACCACCTCGGCTGCCTCTACGAGACTGGATACGGAGACGACATCTTCTTGGACGAAAGTTATGCGGCTGAGCTTTTCACGCAGGCGGCGGACTTGGGGCATCCCGAAGCGAATTTCAGGATGGGAGACGCTTATGAGCATGGAAAGCTCGGCTGTCCTAGGGATCCAGCTTTGAGCGTACATTTTTACACGGGTGCCGCGGAAAGAGGGCATGCGGCTGCCATGATGGGTCTCTGTGCTTGGTATATGGTTGGAGCAGAGCCAGTCCTGGAaaaggatgaggaagaagcttATGagtgggcgaggaggtcggcaGAGCTTG GCTATGTAAAAGCGCAGTATGCTGTTGGCTATTTCACTGAAATGGGCATCGGGTGCAGACGAGATATCCTCGAAGCAAACGTTTGGTATGTCAAGGCGGCCGATGCGGGCGACGAGCGCGCAAAGGTGCGCCTGGCTGCCATTCGTGCGGCGGTCTCTGGTGGCACGCCGATGGAAGTTGGTCCTCCTCGGAATGGTAAGATTAAGAGGCACGCGGATAACGATAAGGAGTGTAACGTAATGTGA